The segment ggcacagccactccaccacctccctgggcagcccattccaatgccaatcactctctcggacaacaacttcctcctgacatccagcctagacctgccctggcacagcttcaggctgtgtccccttcttctggtgctggctgcctggcagcagagcccaaccccacctggctacagcctccctgcaggcagctgcagacagcaatgagctctgccctgagcctcctctgctgcaggctgcacacccccagctccctcagcctctcctcacagggctgtgctccaggcccctccccagccttgctgccctgctctcaacaccttccagcacctcaacatctctcttgaactgaggagcccagaactggacacagcactcaaggtgtggcctgagcagtgctgagcacaggggcagaagaacctcccttgtcctgctgcccacactgctcctgagccagcccagttgtgtttctgtattgcttttagcttctatatagctgtaaataactATACTATATTGTAAAttcctgcttgtatattgtgctatgcTGGGagcataaagcttcattccttaacttccagcctcctgagtctagtctgggtgatttcattgtgtgtggggccaggtaactcccaaaccatcacaagcctgcagaagagaaggctgcagggagaccgtggagcagccttccagtagttgaaggggctgcaggagagctagAGAGGGACTTTAGACAAGGACTTGGAGTGATAgcatgagggcaatggctgtgagctgaaagaggggacgttgagactggagattgaGAAGTaattccttgcagtgagggtgggcagacactggagCATCCTGCTGGGgtaggctgtggatgcctcctccttggaagtcttcaagccgaggctggatgaggctttgagcaacctgggctggtgggaggtgtcccatggcagggagttggaacaggatgatccattcctgacccaaaccattttatgattctgtaaccTCCTACTTGTGCATGTCTGAAATGTGTACATTACCTGGAGCCCCTTGCAAGTGATTCTTCATTCACAGTGACTTTTCACTTGCAGGCAGAACCTTGGTGAGAGCATCCTCTACTTATGGGTGGAGAAGATACGAGAAGTCCTGATAGAAAAGGCACAGTCATCAGGCCCAGGTATTGCAGGGAAGGCACAGCTTTGGCAGGTCACTTTGAGCTCAATTGCAAAGTAAGATTTCACTCCAGGTTAAAAGGTTAAAGttgtagagttagataatgtctcaaaggtcttttccatctgaaacaATCCTAGATTTAATTCCAAGAGGGCCTCAGATTTCCTTGTGGCATCCCTACCGACTCTGTCAATGTTCCTGTGTTCCTCTCAAgtggccagtctctttttgcaCTGACTGTGGACCTTCCCTTGGACATTGTCCAGAAGCTCCTTGctgatcaggctggccaggtggctctgtgtgaggtgtccttgcccatggcaggggggttggaactagatgatccttgtggtcccttccaaccctgactgcttctgtgattctatccatGCCTAtcatgcagagcagaggggcagaatcccctccctgtcctgcttctCACTGccttggatgcagcccaggtgtgcttgtttgagcctagctgggatattttagtgagagaaattagattacaggctgtgaaaaggaaccagtgctgatggctgctgcactcacaggcttgctgagatggataacaagaacacaaacacacataagagagttgctctctgagtgcagctggtgcatgcacttttctccctaacctgctgtctgtgtaactaatccttctgctttctaaccttcCTGGTTggtcctccaaactcaccttgaacataaggcaaagtctggggtaaggtagaggggtgggtagaaggtggaagggtggttgggagcccctcctggggactcaggtttctgagagtactgttgtgtttctgtgttacctgtaccttgtctatttctgtctatagctgtaactatctgcttgtatcttgtgctaagctgcaaatgtaaagcttcatttcttcttaactgagtctagtctgggtgatttcataagggttggggggcaggtaacatccaaactgtCACACCAGGGCATGGGGATGGCCTTGATGACTTGAACTGAAAGCCAGAGATTGGTGAGATAAAGAGATTGAATTTTGGGCTTGCCTCACAAAAAATCTCCTAACTTCTCCTGCTTGTGTCTTAACAGAACCAGATATTAAGAAAACCACTGAAGAAGCTGATGAAGATGATGGAGATGATTTCCTCCTAGAATATCAGCCCATTCAGGAAGACCCAACTCAAATGTTAAATTGCCTTGCACCTGAAAGTCATGAAGGTAAACAAGTTAGTGCTGATGAAATGATTTAGTAGAGAGAAGGCTTAAGGCTCTGGTTTGCTACTCCTCTTTAGAGTAAAACTGCTAACATTAAAATAGTAACAGAGACTCTTAGCAGCCTGTTAAAAGGAAGCTCCACATTTTGGGGTTGTGTGTGTCACCTGGTGGGCTTCACTGGAACAGATCCCTGCTTTGAAGTGCAGACATTCTTTccttatcacagcatcacagaatgtcaggggatagaagggaccttgaaagctcatccagtccaatcctccagccagagcaggatcacccagagcagatcacacaggaacacatccaggcaggtcttgaatatctccagagagggagactccacaacccccctgggcagccttctctagggctctgtcaccctcacagtggaaaaattcctcctcatgtttaaatgaaacttcctctgcctcagcttccaccactgcctcttgtgctgccagtgggcatcacccagcagagcctggccccagcctcctgccactcacctctgcATATTGATGACCATTGATGAtgtcacttctcagtctcctccaagctctcagtcccagctccctcaggctctcctgataacagagatgttccattcccttctttgtggctctgtgctggactctctccagcagttctgtgtccctcttgaactggggagcccagaactggacacagtactccagatgtgacctcaccagggcagagcagaaggacaggagaacctctctcgacctactaagcacagcccttctaatccagcccagaatggcattgcccctcctggccaccagagcacattgctggctcaggctcacccacccatccaccccagatccttttccccttcactgccttccaacagatcattCCCCAAcccatcctgctccctgggcttgttctttcccacgttccagactctacacttgcccttgttgaacttcattccatttcttcctgcccaagcctcagcctgtccaagtctgtaGCCATGTCCATTGTTTCAGCACCCTTCCAAGCAAGCCATTCCTTGTGTGTGATCAGGGGATGAGGAGCTGCCACCCATCCATCATGGAGACCCCATCACAGATCGGAGGAGCACTTTCCAGGCACATCTGGCTCCTGTGGTGACACCCAGACAGGTGAGTAGAGATCAGTTCTGCTCTTTTGGTCTGTATTTGAAGCTTCACAATGTACTACTTGAGATTAGCCAAATATGTCTGTCTGGCTTTGCATCTCCCTGTGATAGTACTGTCTGAGAGGCCTTGGaggtgtcactggcagcccagagccagctgtgtgctggctgcagccaaagcagggagagcagcagcacagggaggggattctgcccctgtgctctgctctgctcagacctcacctgcagcactgccttcagctctgggtcctccagcacaagaaggaaattgcagggtccaggggaggccacagacatgatcagagggctggagaagctcccatgtggggacaggctgagacagtttgGACTGttgggcctggaggaggtgcttctgtgctccacaacctccctgggcaacctgtgtatGGTGTTTGTTTAGGAGTGACACTGAGATGATACTTATGAAACCCTCATTATAAAAGGAGGCTTAGTTCTGTctgttttgttggcttttttggttgtgttttttaaaGGTAAAGAGAGTTCTTGAAAAACTGTATGAGAACAAGAAAATTGCAAGTGCTACCCACAACATCTATGCCTACAGGTGAGAGATAAATAGTGAAtgtatgtttttctgctctggtgagaccctgcctGAAGcattttgtccagttctggtgcccccagaacaagaagggcatggaactgttgaaggaggtccagaagaggccaaggagatgatcagagagatggGGAACCTCCCtgatgggaacaggctgagctGTTCAGCCCCCATGGcatgggtttggaactggatgatctttaaggtcccttccaatccaaagtcAGATTCCAGGATCTTCCTTTCATTCAGGCAATCTACATACTCTGCAAAAAGCTAGCAGAAACATACTTACCTCTTTGTCATCTACTCCCAGAACCCTCTTTGTCATTGTCACATTGTTCTTAAGTAATTTCAGAGGTTATGAAATCAGTTGGTAGCAAACAGGCCCCTGAGGATTACCTCTGGGAagttagagcagagcagatgtccTCCATGTGGAACAGGAGCCCCAAATTGTCCTGGAGTGCTCCCTGAGGAAGGAGCTGGCATGGAGGATCTCAAGGCAGGGCTCAGTACTGgttccacactgctgctgcagcagaaaccTAACTAATTATTGATCATGTTTTATCTGTGGTCAAGCTGAACCCATTCCTGacatcatagaattgctttggttggaaaagacctccgagatcatcaggtccagtgATCAGTTCAGCACTGCCTtggccattaaaacatgtccccaggtgccatggccagaggtttcttgaacatctccaaggctggtgactccaccatctccctgggcagcctctgccaatcctgAACACTCTGGCACCAAGATTTTccacctctccaacctaaccctcccctggcacaatttcaggacatttcctctccttccatcacctgagcctaggaggcagagctcaacccccacctgcctgcagcctcctctcaggcagctgcagagagcaatgagctctgccctcagcctcctctgctccacactaacccccccagctccctcagctgctcctccccagtcctgttctctagaccctttcccagcttcattgcccttctctggccctgctccagctcctcaatgtccttcttggactgagggacccaaaacagtactcaagctgtggccccaacagtgctgagtagagaaggacaatccctgccctgctcctgctggccacaccattgctgatccaggccaggatgctggtggcttcttggccacctgggcacaccctgtctcatcttcagctgtttgtcaaccaacacccccaggtctttctctgctgggcagtttccagcactctgccccatgcctggggtTGTTacgacccaagtgcaggagccagcagttggctttgttaaacctcatccccCTGGCCTCAGTTAGGTGTACTTATTAGGCTAAAAACCTGTGGATTGTTCTGATTGGAGACTTGATGCTGCTGATATCTCTGTCACATCATCCTCAGCAGCTAAAATCTGTGTAAAAACTTCTCCAAACTCGTTCTGCTGTATAGATGAGTGTGTGTCTgtggttcaccctaaaccacatcctgtTGTCATGGAAATGTCTTTAATAGAAGCAGCACTGCTAACAGATGCCTTGAAAGGTGTCTGAGGCTGCATTCACCCAGGCAAAGAGTTCACTGGGTGCCATTTTATGTTCTCCTCTTGTTACTTTTTCTCTCTCAAGAATATTCTGTGAAGATAAGCAGACATTCTTACAGGACTGTGAAGATGATGGGGAGACAGCAGCAGGTGGACGTCTTCTTCACCTTATGCAGGTGCCAGAAATTCATCCTTGGCTTCTGGAAGTCTTGAGCAGTGATTTTAAAGCTCACTCCCATGGGAACTGCCCTGTGAAGGATTATTTCAGTTCTTGCTCTGCCTGTAGCCAGGTAGATGGTTGCTTCCtcaaaggggaaagagaaacacAGCCTGGTGCATGCTTGCAGTGAGTTGGAATTTGCCATGTTAGGATCAGAGGAGCAAGCAGTGTtccagaggtggtggaatcagaGCCCTTTAGGCTCATGCAGCCCAACACTACCAAGGTtgaggctaaaccatggccctcagcagcacatctctgcccctttgaaacacctccaggggtgggcactcagccacctccctgggcagtctgtgccaggctttgagagcccttccaaGGGAGACTTTCCTTCTGACGTCCAACCTGACCCTGCCCCGGGGCAGTTGGATGCTTTTTGTCTTGCCTCTCGAAGGagatttcttttccctctccctccagctGTCTCCCTACCAGAAGCCACTGTGTGActgagcaggagaggctgctgccctcagcagggacagccacaGTGGCCACACTTTCTGCCTCGCATAGAAGCCTTCCTCTGGCAtcagccagctctgtgctgtgtgagTTGTATCAGAACTGCCTGATATGCAAAAGGCACTGCTGGGAGAGCACTAAAGAGAGAGGAGgattcatagagccatagaatgcttctgggctgggaaagaccttgaagatcatagagtccaaccattctccagCTCTGATCTTCAGGGCTTCTGTGGACAGTGACTTCACTCTGTGTGTTTTAAAGAGTTACAGCTGGTGTTCAAAAGCTAATACTTgatacttggacttcagcaaagcctttgacactgtctgccacaagaagctcctagccaagctggcagctcatggtttggacagattcactctgtgctgggtcaggaactggctggatggcagggcccagagagtggtggtgaatggtgccacatccagttggcagctgtcactggtggtgttccccagggatcagtgctgggcccagtcctgttcagtatctttattgatgacctggacgaggggattgagtccagcatcagtaagtttgcagatgacaccaagctaggagcagctgtggagctgttggagggtagcagagccctgcagagggacttggccaggctggatgggtgggcagag is part of the Pogoniulus pusillus isolate bPogPus1 chromosome 34, bPogPus1.pri, whole genome shotgun sequence genome and harbors:
- the IMPACT gene encoding protein IMPACT isoform X2, yielding MRTLHVPSAPAPMAVAEAAAAQQQIDEIEALSSIYGEDWCVVDEDEKIYCIKIGDCLDQPKWSLCLQVILPPGYPAAEPPIYQLKQNLGESILYLWVEKIREVLIEKAQSSGPEPDIKKTTEEADEDDGDDFLLEYQPIQEDPTQMLNCLAPESHEGDEELPPIHHGDPITDRRSTFQAHLAPVVTPRQVKRVLEKLYENKKIASATHNIYAYRIFCEDKQTFLQDCEDDGETAAGGRLLHLMQILNVHNVLVVVSRWYGGILLGPDRFKHINNCARNVLVEHSYVPPVEESSKQAGKNKKLRKDNKKKAEH